From Amycolatopsis sp. YIM 10, the proteins below share one genomic window:
- a CDS encoding DUF397 domain-containing protein has translation MDDKAHIRHELDLSAAQWRQAGPEGEVAFVPHTDGVTYIALRRAGADTVLVFTPSEWTAFRAGVHDAEFDRPADL, from the coding sequence ATGGACGACAAGGCACACATCCGGCACGAACTCGATCTCTCCGCCGCGCAGTGGCGGCAGGCGGGGCCGGAGGGCGAGGTGGCCTTCGTGCCGCACACCGACGGGGTCACCTACATCGCCCTGCGCCGGGCGGGCGCGGACACCGTGCTGGTGTTCACCCCGTCGGAGTGGACCGCCTTCCGCGCGGGCGTGCACGACGCCGAGTTCGACCGCCCAGCCGACCTCTGA
- a CDS encoding DsbA family oxidoreductase, whose product MKVEVFADVLCPWCFIGKRRLATALAQITDRNKVEVVWRSYELAPDEGRVPGQTAAEAMGQWWGEQAPARIAHIQAVGSADGLELNLHIARPVNTFNAHRLIHLAAGHGLADEMMERLLHGYHTEGLNIADPQILARLGAEAGLDATEVRALLAGNAHADSVRADERRAAELGVTSVPSVVIDGRTVVSGVQPPAELQRLIEHALAASRTTQGRAP is encoded by the coding sequence ATGAAGGTCGAAGTCTTCGCAGACGTGCTGTGTCCATGGTGCTTCATCGGCAAGCGACGCCTCGCCACCGCACTGGCACAGATCACCGACCGGAACAAGGTGGAGGTGGTGTGGCGCAGCTACGAACTGGCGCCGGATGAGGGACGGGTTCCCGGCCAGACGGCGGCCGAAGCGATGGGGCAGTGGTGGGGCGAGCAGGCACCGGCCAGGATCGCCCACATCCAGGCGGTGGGCTCCGCGGACGGACTGGAACTGAATCTCCACATCGCTCGGCCGGTGAACACCTTCAACGCTCACCGGCTGATCCACCTGGCCGCCGGGCACGGCCTGGCCGACGAGATGATGGAGCGCCTGCTGCACGGCTACCACACCGAGGGACTCAACATCGCCGACCCGCAAATCCTGGCACGGTTGGGTGCCGAGGCAGGGCTGGACGCCACCGAGGTGCGCGCCCTGTTGGCTGGCAACGCCCACGCCGACAGCGTCCGGGCCGATGAGCGCCGCGCCGCCGAGTTGGGGGTCACCAGCGTCCCGTCAGTGGTGATCGATGGCAGAACCGTGGTTTCGGGCGTCCAACCACCCGCCGAACTCCAGCGCCTGATCGAGCACGCCTTGGCCGCCTCACGCACCACGCAGGGACGCGCGCCGTGA
- a CDS encoding ankyrin repeat domain-containing protein, protein MLNAEQLRKRAKDLLRAYRAGDPAAVERLRSARRPVKLADAQHVIAREQGFPSWPKLKSYVDRLHRFGPELRHAYHPDPHYYAERALGLLASAKDGTPAAVASFATVEAPLTRAGARSVVAREHGFDGWASLVRHVRELGEEPFTRAYRALEAQDVAGLAATLERFPHLVGAQGTNGNDLLGMAAATCDERLVRLLLDAGANVDHANAHGWTALHQAGYTGLPHLARLLLDAGARTDLSARGDGGTALVVALFWGHTTTAEVLAARAVWPPNLRVAAGLGRLGLAGPDAGAHREFYRPHSGFPSWRPSADPAEVLDEALSWAARNDQAEALSTLVARGARIDADVYRGTALTWAAAGGKQRAVRRLLDLGADPNRRGTFGGPGHGEGVTALHLAAQHGHTDTISLLLAAGADRTLRDHNHEGDALSWAEFGGHETAAALLRTP, encoded by the coding sequence GTGCTCAACGCCGAACAACTGCGCAAACGCGCGAAGGACCTGCTGCGGGCCTACCGCGCGGGCGATCCCGCCGCCGTCGAGCGGCTCCGCTCCGCTCGCCGGCCGGTGAAGCTGGCCGACGCCCAGCACGTGATCGCCCGCGAACAGGGCTTTCCCAGCTGGCCCAAGTTGAAGTCCTATGTGGACAGGCTGCACCGGTTCGGCCCGGAACTGCGGCACGCCTACCACCCGGATCCGCACTACTACGCCGAGCGCGCGCTCGGCCTGCTCGCGTCGGCGAAGGACGGCACCCCGGCCGCGGTCGCCTCCTTCGCCACCGTCGAGGCCCCGCTGACCAGGGCGGGCGCGCGCTCGGTGGTCGCGCGGGAACACGGGTTCGACGGCTGGGCGTCGCTGGTGCGGCACGTCCGGGAACTCGGGGAAGAACCGTTCACCCGCGCCTACCGTGCTCTGGAAGCGCAGGACGTGGCCGGGCTCGCGGCCACGTTGGAACGCTTTCCGCACCTGGTCGGCGCCCAGGGCACCAACGGCAACGACCTGCTCGGCATGGCCGCCGCCACCTGCGACGAACGCCTGGTGCGGCTGCTGTTGGACGCGGGGGCCAACGTCGACCACGCGAACGCGCACGGCTGGACGGCGTTGCACCAGGCCGGGTACACCGGGCTGCCGCACCTGGCGCGCCTGCTGCTCGACGCCGGTGCGCGGACGGACCTTTCCGCACGCGGCGACGGCGGCACAGCCCTGGTGGTCGCGTTGTTCTGGGGGCACACCACGACGGCGGAGGTGCTGGCCGCGCGGGCGGTGTGGCCGCCGAACCTGCGGGTGGCCGCCGGGCTCGGACGGCTGGGCCTGGCCGGGCCGGACGCCGGTGCGCATCGGGAGTTCTACCGGCCGCACAGCGGTTTCCCGTCCTGGCGGCCCTCAGCCGATCCGGCCGAGGTGCTCGACGAAGCCCTCTCGTGGGCAGCGCGCAACGACCAGGCCGAGGCGCTCTCGACCTTGGTGGCGCGGGGCGCGCGGATCGACGCCGACGTCTATCGGGGCACCGCACTGACCTGGGCGGCCGCGGGTGGGAAGCAACGCGCGGTGCGTCGCCTGCTCGACCTGGGCGCGGACCCGAACCGGCGCGGCACCTTCGGCGGGCCGGGCCACGGGGAGGGCGTCACCGCACTGCACCTGGCCGCCCAGCACGGCCACACCGACACCATCTCGCTGCTGCTGGCCGCCGGCGCCGACCGCACCCTGCGCGACCACAACCACGAGGGCGATGCCCTCAGCTGGGCGGAGTTCGGCGGCCACGAAACCGCGGCCGCCCTCCTGCGCACGCCGTGA
- a CDS encoding TIGR03620 family F420-dependent LLM class oxidoreductase, whose protein sequence is MSVGIWTFAFDERPVGEVAEAAQEIEELGFDSIWFGEYRGREAFTQAGLLLAATKRLTVATGIARFSERTPLAAAAAGRTLAEAHPDRFVLGLGGHLPGDRPLRRITEYLDGMDAADLSVPRAPHRRVLAALGPRMLELAAERTDGAHPYLVPPEHTAIAREALGPKGFLAVEQTVVLDPDPAAARQAAREFVAGYVGLAAHHRANLRRLGFTDDDLTEVSDRLVTAIVAFGGEQAVHDRIRAQLDAGADHVCVQVLGEGLPRAKWRVLAELV, encoded by the coding sequence GTGAGCGTGGGGATCTGGACCTTCGCCTTCGACGAGCGGCCCGTCGGCGAGGTAGCCGAGGCGGCACAGGAGATCGAGGAACTGGGGTTCGACTCGATCTGGTTCGGCGAGTACCGCGGCCGGGAAGCCTTCACCCAGGCCGGTTTGCTGCTCGCGGCCACGAAGCGGCTCACGGTCGCGACCGGCATCGCCCGGTTCAGCGAGCGCACGCCACTGGCCGCGGCCGCCGCCGGGCGGACGCTCGCCGAGGCGCACCCGGACCGGTTCGTGCTCGGCCTCGGCGGGCACCTGCCCGGCGACCGTCCACTGAGGAGGATCACCGAGTACCTCGACGGCATGGACGCCGCCGACCTCTCCGTGCCGAGGGCGCCACACCGCCGGGTGCTGGCCGCTCTCGGGCCGCGGATGCTGGAACTGGCCGCCGAGCGCACCGACGGCGCGCACCCGTACTTAGTGCCGCCGGAGCACACCGCGATCGCACGGGAAGCGTTGGGACCCAAGGGATTTCTGGCGGTTGAGCAGACCGTGGTGCTCGATCCGGACCCGGCCGCGGCACGCCAGGCCGCCCGCGAGTTCGTCGCCGGTTACGTCGGGCTGGCCGCGCACCACCGGGCGAACCTGCGGCGGCTCGGGTTCACCGACGACGACCTCACCGAGGTCAGCGACCGGCTGGTGACGGCGATCGTGGCGTTCGGCGGTGAGCAGGCGGTGCACGACCGGATCCGGGCCCAGCTCGACGCCGGTGCCGACCACGTGTGCGTGCAGGTGCTCGGCGAAGGCCTGCCGCGCGCGAAGTGGCGGGTGCTCGCGGAGCTGGTGTAG
- a CDS encoding TIGR03620 family F420-dependent LLM class oxidoreductase — protein MELIERTRASLGAVGVWLANAPLKPPLDVERRETRRLDGLGYGSLWSGEGVGAREALAIHGILLGDTRNLVLGTGIANAWYRPAATLQTGAATLAAAHPGRFVLGVGIGHAFQAAKTGDDYRPLTQMRDYLSAMDAEAEANPPAVEFPRVLAAVGPRMLELARERTEGAHPFFTPVEHTAFAREILGPDKLLIPQVHVLLETDPVRARESQHDWLRYALDVKPYANAWRRFGYETELTDRFIDAAVAWGDEEAVARRVREHLDAGADHVLVTPSTSDLPAQVDMLAKLAPVLLEVAK, from the coding sequence ATGGAACTGATCGAACGGACCCGCGCGTCGCTCGGCGCGGTCGGGGTCTGGCTGGCGAACGCGCCGCTCAAGCCGCCGCTGGACGTGGAGCGACGCGAAACCCGCAGGCTGGACGGGCTCGGGTACGGCTCGCTGTGGAGCGGCGAAGGCGTCGGCGCGCGGGAAGCACTCGCGATCCACGGAATTCTGCTCGGCGATACGCGGAATCTGGTCCTGGGCACCGGAATCGCCAACGCCTGGTACCGGCCGGCCGCGACGCTGCAGACCGGCGCGGCCACCCTGGCGGCCGCCCACCCCGGACGGTTCGTGCTCGGCGTCGGCATCGGGCACGCCTTCCAGGCGGCCAAAACCGGCGATGACTACCGGCCGCTCACCCAGATGCGTGACTACCTGTCCGCAATGGACGCCGAAGCCGAAGCGAACCCGCCCGCGGTGGAGTTCCCGCGTGTGCTCGCCGCGGTCGGCCCACGCATGCTCGAACTGGCGCGGGAGCGCACGGAAGGCGCGCACCCGTTCTTCACCCCCGTCGAGCACACGGCTTTCGCCCGCGAAATCCTCGGTCCGGACAAGCTGCTCATCCCGCAGGTTCACGTGTTGCTGGAGACCGATCCGGTACGGGCAAGGGAAAGCCAGCACGACTGGCTCCGCTACGCACTCGACGTGAAGCCGTACGCCAACGCCTGGCGCCGGTTCGGCTACGAGACCGAACTGACCGACCGGTTCATCGACGCGGCGGTGGCCTGGGGCGACGAGGAGGCAGTCGCGCGCCGGGTGCGTGAACACCTCGACGCCGGGGCGGACCACGTGCTGGTCACGCCGTCCACCAGCGATCTGCCCGCGCAGGTCGACATGCTGGCGAAGCTCGCGCCCGTGCTGCTGGAGGTCGCCAAGTGA
- a CDS encoding TetR/AcrR family transcriptional regulator, which translates to MTSVKPLRADARRNYDRLLAEAGAAFARDGVDASLEDVAKAAGVGIGTLYRHFPTRSALLEALLREQFDGQAELGRELLEHDHPGEALFRWLHELAVLSTSFRGLIETVAIALRDETSELYESCHAMRGIGGRLADRARAAGELREDVATEDMLLLVNGVAWASQHDPVGDQSVPVLLELVFSGLRPS; encoded by the coding sequence ATGACCTCCGTGAAACCGCTGCGTGCCGACGCCAGGCGCAACTACGACCGGCTGCTCGCCGAGGCCGGTGCCGCCTTCGCGCGGGACGGCGTCGACGCCTCGCTGGAGGACGTCGCCAAGGCCGCCGGGGTCGGCATCGGCACCCTGTACCGGCATTTCCCCACGCGTTCCGCGTTGCTGGAGGCGCTGCTGCGGGAGCAGTTCGACGGCCAGGCGGAACTGGGCAGGGAACTGCTCGAACACGACCACCCCGGGGAAGCCCTCTTCCGCTGGCTGCACGAACTCGCCGTGTTGTCGACCAGCTTCCGCGGTCTGATCGAGACGGTCGCGATCGCACTCCGGGACGAAACGTCCGAGTTGTACGAGTCGTGCCACGCCATGCGCGGAATCGGGGGACGGCTGGCCGATCGGGCGCGGGCGGCCGGCGAACTCCGTGAAGACGTCGCAACCGAGGACATGTTGCTGCTGGTCAACGGGGTAGCGTGGGCTTCACAGCACGATCCGGTCGGGGACCAGAGCGTGCCCGTCCTGCTCGAACTTGTTTTCTCCGGGTTGCGTCCCAGTTAA
- the serA gene encoding phosphoglycerate dehydrogenase has translation MTTPSKPVVLIAEKLAPSVLSVFGDEVDVQHVDGTDRPALLEAVKGADALLVRSATKVDAEVLGATSRLKVVARAGVGLDNVEVPAATERGVLVVNAPTSNIVSAAEHAVALLLAVARRVPAADQSLRGGEWKRSSYSGVELNGKTVGVVGLGKIGQLFAQRLAAFGTTLIAYDPYVSAARAAQLGIELVSLDELLSRADAFSIHLPKTPETKGLIDAEALKKTKPGVIVVNAARGGLVDEDALAAAIRDGHVGGAGVDVFVTEPTTASPLFELPNVVVTPHLGASTAEAQDRAGTDVARSVLLALRGDFVPDAVNVSAGGPVGEEVRPYLSLTQKLGTVLASLNPKAPTTLTVHVRGELADEDVSILPLAAERGVFAGVVRDPVTFVNAPRLAEELGVRVELTKESESPNHRSLVTVRAVHADGSTLSVSGALTGKDEVEKLVEVNGRSFDLRAEGNLLLLEYPDRPGIMGRVGTLLGEAGINIEAAQISQTTDRADAVMLLRVDRAVDQHVLEPIGTVVQASTIRAISFD, from the coding sequence GTGACCACGCCCAGCAAGCCCGTCGTACTCATCGCGGAGAAGCTCGCGCCGTCCGTGCTGAGCGTGTTCGGCGACGAGGTCGATGTCCAGCATGTGGACGGCACCGACCGGCCCGCGCTGCTCGAAGCGGTGAAGGGGGCGGACGCGCTGCTGGTGCGGTCCGCGACCAAGGTCGACGCCGAGGTGCTCGGTGCCACGTCGCGGCTCAAGGTGGTCGCCAGGGCCGGGGTCGGCCTGGACAACGTCGAGGTGCCCGCCGCCACCGAGCGCGGCGTGCTGGTGGTGAACGCGCCGACGTCGAACATCGTTTCGGCCGCCGAGCACGCGGTCGCGCTGCTGCTGGCGGTGGCCCGCCGGGTGCCCGCCGCCGACCAGAGCCTGCGCGGCGGCGAGTGGAAGCGCAGCTCCTACTCGGGGGTCGAGCTGAACGGCAAGACCGTCGGCGTGGTCGGCCTCGGCAAGATCGGCCAGCTGTTCGCCCAGCGCTTGGCCGCCTTCGGCACCACGCTGATCGCCTACGACCCGTACGTCTCGGCCGCGCGTGCCGCGCAGCTGGGCATCGAGCTGGTCAGCCTGGACGAGCTGCTCTCGCGTGCCGACGCCTTCTCCATCCACCTCCCGAAGACCCCGGAGACCAAGGGCCTGATCGACGCCGAGGCGCTGAAGAAGACCAAGCCGGGCGTGATCGTGGTGAACGCCGCCCGCGGTGGCCTGGTCGACGAGGACGCGCTCGCCGCCGCCATCCGCGACGGCCACGTCGGCGGTGCCGGGGTGGACGTGTTTGTCACCGAGCCGACCACCGCCAGCCCGCTGTTCGAGCTGCCCAACGTGGTGGTCACCCCGCACCTGGGCGCGTCGACCGCGGAGGCGCAGGACCGCGCGGGCACCGACGTGGCCCGTTCGGTGCTGCTCGCGCTGCGCGGCGACTTCGTGCCGGACGCGGTGAACGTCTCGGCGGGTGGCCCGGTCGGTGAGGAGGTCCGCCCGTACCTGAGCCTGACCCAGAAGCTCGGCACCGTGCTGGCTTCGCTGAACCCGAAGGCGCCCACCACGCTGACCGTGCACGTTCGCGGTGAGCTGGCCGACGAGGACGTGAGCATCCTGCCGCTGGCCGCCGAGCGCGGGGTGTTCGCCGGTGTGGTGCGCGACCCGGTCACCTTCGTCAACGCGCCGCGGCTGGCCGAGGAGCTGGGTGTGCGCGTCGAGCTGACCAAGGAGTCGGAGAGCCCCAACCACCGCAGCCTGGTCACCGTGCGCGCGGTGCACGCCGACGGCAGCACGCTGTCCGTTTCGGGCGCGCTCACCGGCAAGGACGAGGTGGAGAAGCTGGTCGAGGTCAACGGCCGCTCGTTCGACCTGCGTGCCGAGGGCAACCTGCTGCTGCTGGAGTACCCGGACCGCCCGGGCATCATGGGCCGCGTCGGGACCCTGCTCGGTGAAGCGGGCATCAACATCGAGGCCGCGCAGATCAGCCAGACCACCGACCGCGCCGACGCGGTGATGCTGCTGCGCGTGGACCGCGCGGTCGACCAGCACGTGCTGGAGCCGATCGGCACCGTGGTGCAGGCGAGCACCATTCGCGCCATCTCGTTCGACTGA
- a CDS encoding S8 family serine peptidase: MKRTRVPRWAARLSVVVLTAGFIGAPAASAQDVPLADALPQSGAAGFAGKVEPRLGAAQGKVTAFVELAKRPAVDAFNAEQSKGAGKEKAKQAAKAAQAETESAVDSVVGQLTSADAGTELLAETSTAVPGAVVTADAAKIRELAHRDDVVSVRTVVPKKRTNTSAVQLTQTLNVWQQTGRFGDGIRVGIIDDGIDYTHADFGGPGTKEAYDAIDPTQVSPSFFPTAKVVGGVDLVGDEYDSGGEGEVTVPKPDPNPISCGHHGTHVAGTAGGFGVNADGTTFTGDYSKLTPETVAQMRIGPGTAPKALLYAIKVFGCDGSTNVTTQALDWALDPDRDGDPTDKLDLVNLSLGSDFGAPDDPDSLFVRKLAANNVLPVFSGGNGGDLNDVGGSPGNTPEALTVASTRDASVLRDAVDVVAPAGSTGQKGGQFSQNYANYDALDLTAPVAKISAANAAGCAPFSAADKAAVQGRIAWLEWDDNDATRPCGSGARANNAQAAGATGVLLSSTLENFAAGIAGNAAVPMFQLTGSATASVRPALDAGTLQVRMSGLGRSALQTFDQSIVDTPSSFTSRGVRGPSVKPDVAAPGDSISSAYSGSGNGRTVLSGTSMAAPHTAGITALIRQAHPDWSVEEVKAAVVNTAGTDVVEGGKTFGPQRVGSGRINAKSALDNQVLAYVQDNPGAVSASFGTVEAAGPVSLTKTIKVVNKGVKPVEYGVAYQGVTQMPGVRYELNKNSVKLSPRGIATVTVTLKIDDPKALRKTIDPTMQATQAGLARQFLADASGRIAFTPRNGATVGLRVPVYAAPKPIAAITTPAQVGFTAGQEQAVVNLGGRGVSQGSGSQAYRSLVSMFELQAQSPQLPECDDQPTQCTINGTAKGGDLKYVGAASTAPLAKQQGAPEESLLAFGLATWSNWANLGSNTIPFVDIDTNGDGQPDFESYVTKATSSDVLLVNTVDLNKPGFPSVDLQPFNGHLGDVDTNVFDTDVAVLPVRLAALGIDPNADSHRISYTVGVAGYYTAPGSGVIDSVDTPLSFDAVSPGYWVQGGGDAALSYLARPGTALVVNRNAASAGQDTVLGLLALNHHNASGNRANVVQLNVAPPAPAD, encoded by the coding sequence ATGAAAAGAACTCGCGTTCCCAGATGGGCCGCGCGGTTGTCCGTGGTCGTGCTGACGGCCGGATTCATCGGGGCTCCGGCCGCATCGGCGCAGGACGTCCCGCTCGCCGACGCGCTGCCGCAATCCGGCGCCGCCGGATTCGCCGGCAAGGTCGAGCCGCGCCTCGGTGCCGCGCAGGGCAAGGTCACCGCGTTCGTGGAGCTGGCCAAGCGCCCCGCGGTCGACGCCTTCAACGCCGAGCAGAGCAAGGGTGCGGGCAAGGAGAAGGCCAAGCAGGCGGCGAAAGCGGCCCAGGCCGAGACCGAATCCGCGGTCGACTCCGTGGTCGGCCAGCTGACCAGCGCCGACGCGGGCACCGAGCTGCTCGCCGAGACCTCGACCGCGGTTCCCGGCGCGGTGGTGACGGCCGACGCGGCGAAGATCCGCGAGCTGGCGCACCGCGACGACGTGGTCTCGGTTCGCACGGTGGTGCCGAAGAAGCGCACCAACACCAGCGCGGTCCAGCTCACCCAGACGCTCAACGTGTGGCAGCAGACCGGCCGCTTCGGCGACGGCATCCGCGTCGGCATCATCGACGACGGCATCGACTACACCCACGCGGACTTCGGCGGCCCCGGCACCAAGGAGGCCTACGACGCGATCGATCCGACGCAGGTCTCGCCATCGTTCTTCCCGACCGCCAAGGTGGTCGGCGGCGTCGACCTGGTCGGCGACGAGTACGACTCGGGCGGCGAAGGCGAAGTCACCGTGCCCAAGCCCGACCCCAACCCGATCTCGTGCGGCCACCACGGCACGCACGTCGCGGGCACCGCGGGCGGCTTCGGCGTCAACGCCGACGGCACCACCTTCACCGGTGACTACTCGAAGCTGACCCCGGAGACCGTCGCGCAGATGCGCATCGGCCCGGGCACCGCGCCGAAGGCCCTGCTCTACGCGATCAAGGTGTTCGGCTGCGACGGGTCCACCAACGTCACCACGCAGGCGCTGGACTGGGCGCTCGACCCGGACCGCGACGGCGACCCGACCGACAAGCTCGACCTGGTGAACCTCTCGCTGGGCAGCGACTTCGGCGCGCCGGACGACCCCGACTCGCTGTTCGTGCGCAAGCTGGCCGCGAACAACGTGCTGCCGGTGTTCTCCGGTGGCAACGGCGGTGACCTCAACGACGTCGGCGGTTCGCCGGGCAACACGCCCGAGGCGCTGACCGTGGCGAGCACGCGGGATGCCTCGGTCCTGCGCGACGCCGTCGACGTGGTGGCGCCCGCCGGTTCGACCGGGCAGAAGGGCGGCCAGTTCAGCCAGAACTACGCGAACTACGACGCGCTCGACCTGACCGCCCCGGTGGCCAAGATCTCCGCGGCGAACGCGGCGGGCTGCGCGCCCTTCTCGGCCGCGGACAAGGCCGCCGTGCAGGGCAGGATCGCCTGGCTGGAGTGGGACGACAACGACGCCACCCGTCCGTGTGGTTCCGGTGCCAGGGCGAACAACGCGCAGGCCGCCGGTGCCACCGGGGTGCTGCTTTCGTCCACTTTGGAGAACTTCGCCGCCGGCATCGCGGGCAACGCGGCGGTGCCGATGTTCCAGCTGACCGGTTCGGCCACCGCCTCGGTGCGCCCGGCGCTGGACGCGGGCACGCTGCAGGTGCGGATGTCCGGCCTCGGCCGGTCCGCGCTGCAGACCTTCGACCAGTCCATCGTGGACACCCCGAGCTCGTTCACCTCGCGTGGTGTGCGCGGTCCGTCGGTCAAGCCGGACGTGGCCGCTCCCGGTGACAGCATCTCCTCGGCGTACAGCGGCAGCGGCAACGGCCGCACCGTGCTGTCGGGCACCTCGATGGCCGCCCCGCACACCGCGGGCATCACCGCGCTGATCCGCCAGGCCCACCCGGACTGGTCGGTCGAGGAGGTCAAGGCCGCGGTGGTCAACACCGCGGGCACCGACGTCGTCGAAGGCGGCAAGACCTTCGGCCCGCAGCGCGTCGGCTCCGGCCGGATCAACGCGAAGTCCGCGCTGGACAACCAGGTCCTGGCCTACGTGCAGGACAACCCGGGCGCGGTGAGCGCCTCGTTCGGCACCGTCGAGGCGGCGGGCCCGGTCAGCCTGACCAAGACCATCAAGGTGGTCAACAAGGGCGTCAAGCCGGTCGAGTACGGCGTGGCCTACCAGGGTGTCACCCAGATGCCCGGAGTTCGGTACGAGCTGAACAAGAACTCGGTGAAGCTGAGCCCGCGCGGCATCGCGACGGTCACCGTGACGCTGAAGATCGACGACCCGAAGGCGCTGCGCAAGACCATCGACCCGACCATGCAGGCCACGCAGGCGGGCTTGGCGCGCCAGTTCCTCGCCGACGCCTCCGGCCGGATCGCCTTCACCCCGCGCAACGGCGCCACCGTTGGCCTGCGCGTGCCGGTCTACGCGGCGCCGAAGCCGATCGCCGCGATCACCACGCCCGCCCAGGTCGGCTTCACCGCCGGCCAGGAGCAGGCCGTGGTCAACCTCGGTGGCCGCGGCGTCAGCCAGGGCTCGGGTTCGCAGGCCTACCGCTCGCTGGTGAGCATGTTCGAGCTCCAGGCCCAGTCGCCGCAGCTGCCCGAGTGCGACGACCAGCCGACGCAGTGCACGATCAACGGCACCGCGAAGGGCGGCGACCTGAAGTACGTCGGCGCGGCGTCCACGGCCCCGCTGGCCAAGCAGCAGGGCGCTCCGGAGGAGTCGCTGCTCGCCTTCGGCCTGGCCACCTGGAGCAACTGGGCCAACCTCGGCAGCAACACCATCCCGTTCGTGGACATCGACACCAACGGGGACGGGCAGCCGGACTTCGAGTCGTATGTGACCAAGGCGACTTCGAGCGACGTGCTGCTGGTCAACACGGTGGACCTGAACAAGCCGGGCTTCCCGTCGGTCGACCTCCAGCCGTTCAACGGGCACCTCGGTGACGTGGACACCAACGTCTTCGACACCGACGTGGCGGTCCTGCCGGTGCGGCTGGCCGCACTGGGCATCGACCCGAACGCGGACTCGCACCGGATCAGCTACACGGTCGGGGTCGCCGGTTACTACACCGCGCCGGGCAGCGGCGTGATCGACAGCGTCGACACCCCGCTGTCGTTCGACGCGGTCTCGCCGGGGTACTGGGTGCAGGGTGGCGGCGACGCCGCGCTGTCCTACCTGGCGCGCCCCGGCACCGCGCTGGTGGTCAACCGGAACGCGGCCTCGGCCGGTCAGGACACCGTGCTCGGCCTGCTCGCGCTCAACCACCACAACGCGTCCGGCAACCGGGCGAACGTGGTGCAGCTGAACGTGGCTCCGCCGGCCCCGGCGGACTGA
- a CDS encoding 3-isopropylmalate dehydrogenase, with translation MRLAVIPGDGIGPEVVTEALKVLGEVAPNAETTNYDLGAARWHSTGELLPESVLGELRQHDAILLGAVGDPSVPSGILERGLLLRLRFELDHHVNLRPARLYPGVRGPLADTSEIDMVVVREGTEGPYAGNGGLLRKDTEHEIATEVSVNTAFGIRRVVSDAFDRAEQRPRKHLTLLHKTNVLEHAGSLWSRVVEEVSLEHPDVTVAYSHVDAATIHLVTDPGRFDVIVTDNLFGDIITDLAAAVTGGIGLAASGNLDITRRNPSMFEPVHGSAPDIAGQALADPTAAVLSVALLLDHLGQKEAARRIEASVAFDLATRDQANPGSTHAIGDRLAALVSSNTRTA, from the coding sequence ATGCGGCTCGCTGTGATCCCAGGTGACGGGATCGGGCCCGAGGTGGTCACCGAGGCGCTGAAGGTGCTTGGTGAGGTAGCGCCCAACGCGGAGACCACCAACTACGACCTCGGCGCCGCGCGGTGGCACTCCACCGGTGAGCTGCTCCCCGAGTCGGTGCTCGGCGAGTTGCGCCAGCACGACGCGATCCTGCTCGGCGCGGTCGGTGACCCGTCGGTGCCCAGCGGCATTCTCGAGCGCGGCCTGCTGCTGCGCCTGCGGTTCGAGCTGGACCACCACGTGAACCTGCGCCCGGCCCGGCTCTACCCGGGGGTGCGCGGCCCGCTGGCCGACACCAGCGAGATCGACATGGTCGTGGTCCGCGAAGGCACCGAAGGCCCGTACGCGGGCAACGGCGGCCTGCTGCGCAAGGACACCGAGCACGAGATCGCCACCGAGGTGAGCGTGAACACCGCGTTCGGCATCCGGCGGGTCGTCTCCGACGCCTTCGACCGGGCCGAGCAGCGCCCGCGCAAGCACCTGACCCTGCTGCACAAGACCAACGTGCTCGAGCACGCCGGCTCGTTGTGGTCGCGCGTGGTCGAGGAGGTCTCGCTGGAGCACCCCGACGTCACCGTGGCCTACTCGCACGTGGACGCCGCGACCATCCACCTGGTCACCGACCCGGGCCGCTTCGACGTGATCGTCACCGACAACCTGTTCGGCGACATCATCACCGACCTGGCCGCCGCGGTGACCGGTGGCATCGGCCTGGCCGCCAGCGGGAACCTGGACATCACCCGCCGCAACCCGAGCATGTTCGAGCCGGTGCACGGCAGCGCGCCGGACATCGCCGGGCAGGCGCTGGCCGACCCGACCGCCGCGGTGCTCTCGGTGGCGCTGCTGCTGGACCACCTCGGCCAGAAGGAGGCCGCGCGCCGGATCGAGGCCTCGGTTGCCTTCGACCTGGCCACCCGCGACCAGGCCAACCCCGGTTCCACGCACGCCATCGGCGACCGGCTGGCCGCGCTGGTCTCCTCGAACACCCGCACTGCCTGA